The following nucleotide sequence is from Centropristis striata isolate RG_2023a ecotype Rhode Island chromosome 7, C.striata_1.0, whole genome shotgun sequence.
GACGTCTAACTGCtgtgaattaattatttttgtgtaaGAAAATGGAAACGTTATAACAAAGTATTAATGTTAAACTGGAGTGCCTGTTGAGCCGATATAAAGCCAGAGGTTTGAAGGCCTTAGTGGTGTATCACAAGAAGTGTGAAGCCATCCTGACAGCTCCCACAGACAGTGAGAGTGACACTAACATGTCAATAAAAGGAAAAGACTAGGGGCTACTGTCGCCAGTCATCAGTTATCCCAACCACAAATTTTGCATTGGGACTTGTCATTTGGTCAagccaaaaaaaatgcagaatagTCTCCATAACCTATGGGCTTACTGCAATTGATGACTTTTGGttataaaaaagtaaacagaGTATACTTCACAAACTGGATGTCTTTGTGTCCAACCCTATCATGACAACTGCACTGTGCAAGAAGCCACATAACGTATTACATAATGTTGTTGTGCTATTTTAACCCTTCTACAGTCTGTCAGTCCATTATGTAGCGTTTACAAGTTTCCAATTGTTTAGATTTCTTTAAAGGTATATTCTAAAATGAAGCCTTCTTCTTATCTTTGTGTGAAAAGTGGCATCTGCATTTTTCCATCACATACAAATAAGATCGCTATACATTATTGCTCTGATAGAAATTTTTAAGCTCTCTTGCTGTGGCATGAGCAGAAATTGGGAATACCCAAAGGAGATGTCATGACAAGCTGGCATTCAGACTTGCAACTTTGCAACAGCTTTTGAGAGTGTTACAGTAAGCACGCCAGAGAAGGTTTTTAATCTTTGAAGTTGTTTCCTCGTTCCTGTAAACTTCTTTGAGAGCGCCTTCTTCCCTGAATAACCTACGAAACCACATGTTACATAAATTGCATGAGACTGATGTTGAGTCAATACCTGCACTGCCTCTTTTAGAAAACAGCTGTTCAACATGTATAGAAATGGTTTCATCAGCTTTTAAAACCAGTAACACTGGTACGCAAATAGCCAGCGCACCTTATAAAATTCAGTTGGCCTAGACAAATAAGGTGGTGTCAATATGGTTCTGAATATGATTGTCGGGCTGTAAAAGAACAAACGTGACTTTTTCCAGTTAATATTGTGCCAAACGATATGGCTGAAATCATCCCAATCTGCTAAagtttatttcatatatatacacgtgtgtgtgtgtgtgtgtgtgtatgtatgtatgcatgtataatAAATTGCAAGGATGTATTAGAATGTAAAGCCTCATCCAATTTACGTAAATACTGCTGTTGTTGGGTTGTTTTACATCTTAATAGAagaatatgagaaaaaaatataaaaataatatttttagccCCAATTACAGTTACAATATGAACGACTCCATAGAAATAACTTCACCAGTGGAAAGTATATGTGGTGTTCAACTATAAAATGGATCATAGAAATGATCAGTTattggtaaaatatttaaacgTCATGCATCGCTACAGACAGTGAAGACAGAGCCCAGGCCACACAGTGTGTAAAAGACAGACACAGAAGATATGCCATGCAAATTTTTATCTAAACTGTATAACTGAGCTCGCATGAAAATAAAAGCCAACAGGTTTTCCATTGATGTCAAAAATTGCTGTTACCACCTGCTGCTACACACACAAGTCACCACATAATTTGATATTATTTGAAGCGTCTGCTCTGCCTCGCTCAGATTAAATGAAATTTCAAAGCAAATTTCAGCGCTGGTCACGACTATGTGTGGGGGTAGGAGACTCCTTGGCgtatcacaaaaataaataagtaagctACAAAataagaagggaaaaaaatgaaaaagcagaAACAACACAGCAGACTTTAAGCAGTCCTTTCTCTTTCAAACAGTCTGAAACGGttcttccttcttttttctATTCACTGCACCAGACTGTCTGGAAGCCCTTTCTTATGCCTTCATCTCTTTTCTGTCACATTCGACATTGTGATTAAAGCTTTGCTAAAACTGTTTGCGGGGCATTCAAGGCAATGAAGCATGCTTAGTTGAAAACAAGTGACAGAAAACTTTGAGTGTCTGGCCACCAGAAAAGCAGGTTCTTCTCCACAGCAGTGGCCAATTTCCTGTATGCACAACCTTTATGATCAAGAGTTTCCTGTTTAACTTGCCCACttccttatttaaaaaaaaactccttaTTTACACAAGACCAGTGAGGATATTTAGTGAAAAGCCGGattgttaaaaatataaatgaagtgCTGGCTGAGATtcaaagaaaaatagaaaatgtcaGTATATAAGAAACTAACATTTTGTTGCCAGAGGCCCTACCACTGTTACCCATCTGCACTATGAAATCTCTGCAGTGCCAACACCTTCATCGCCCACAGAAAGAACATACACCCACATACAGTGGGCACTGACACGGAAGTGGCACTCCACAAAAAGGTTTTCTCTTCGTGGTTGATTTACATTACTTTGGCTCTTCTCTTCCTGCCTTTACTTTTCCCAAGCCCATCGTTCCCCATCTCCTCTCTTAGTCATTTGTTTGTCTTCCAGCaggaagtataaaaaaaaacaggctagATGAACTTTTATTTACCCCTTAtacatgtaaacaaaaaaatgcacaaatatgATGGACACATTACTTTCCCTCGCACTCAGATAAACACTGTACACTCCTCCTCCACATCCTGTTCTCTGTCAGAACAGGTGAGTGGCAGTGGGCTTTCTTGTTGTATTAGCCATCATATAAAGCTTTTTTAGCTCTATAGAAATGTATCGAATGTTGGGACACCAACACAGAGGCTGTCCTGTTTCTGCCTTTGCTGTTTTAAAAGGACAAAAGGAGGAGATGACGAGCGGGTTAAAACGTGCCTGGAAGGAAGTGAGGGACGCCGGGTTAACCAGACAGACTGATAAACATTGCTCAGGTGGAGAGGTTTGGGGGAAGGGAGTGAAGCTAGGAGAAGAGTCTGTGCTTGCAGCAAATATTTTGGAAAGATGTCAAATATTCAGAGTTCAAGCAATATCTATCCATAttcggtgtgttttttgtcgttattttattaacattttttaaaagatttgttCATCgtgaaaagaaaatgagaagAGACTTAATGTTTTCCAAGACTTGCTTACTAAATGTGCTTGTGTCTATTTAATGACACTAATTAATGGACTGTAATAGAGCAGGAATTGACACCAAATTCCTCAAGACAATTTGCTGTGAAAACCCAGGGGTCTTGCTAGTGTCACTATCACAAAAAAGCTGAGATGCATGTTGGGGCAGATATCATCAACGagaagtaaataagtaaagttTCATCAGAAGGAAAATCAGTAGAAGTCGAACATTGGCCAATAAATATCTATCTATTCATAGCCTACCGAGCAAAAAGATGCAGCAGAGCACCCACTCACACCTACATATGGGTGGCCAGCATAATCATAGAAAACACGCTCCTTATTACCGCCTACGAGAACATCATGTCAACCATTCCTCAGCATCTCCACCCCTGATTTTATCAGGTCCAATCTAATCATGCCTCCACCTCCCAGCTCCTTCTGTGGACTTTATCTTCCTATCTCACTTTtcccaactctttttttttaatatctcttCATGTCTCTGTGATTTTAGATATCAATCTTTTACAGCAGGGTTTCTTCAGGttttactttacatttatttcagtaGTCCCCTTTTATTTACTACTTCAGCTTCTCCATAACTGTAAACTGACATTCACAGCATATTGTTGTTATTCACAACATTATTTCTCACTACTGATGCAAAGCTGTCAGGAGGATGACATTAACAGAGAGTTGCTATTAATATGACTCTTTCCTCACAGCTTGGGATGtgtaaaatggaaaaatgaaaaagatctACTCAAGCAAGTAAGGCTGGGCGGTATGACTTTATATACCATGCAATGGTAGAAATGTTTCCACCAGTAGAGATTTGGCATTTTCACTACGGTAATTATTCTTGCGTGGTCTTATTATTCCTGTGCAGTCTCGTGATCTTGTGAATCCAGCTGACTGCAAGCAATGTGATTCAAGTAAACATGGAGGAGTGAAGCTGTCAATATAGAGGAGGAGGCATAATGTCAACCTTTAAAACTATAACACTCGAAATTCTTATTTTCAGGAACATTAAAGCTTCTGTGTTGAAAGGATTTTAGTTTTACTATTGTAGGTCTTGATTTTTTTAACTCACATCTTATCTCATGAGGTAGTTATTTTTGGTTTGTAGCCTTTGAAAGTCTTGACATAAAAGAAAATTAACTGTGATGAAGTATCATATGGTATTTTgaaccattttttaattaaaatatattgtgataaaACATTTTGGTCACATTGCCAACCTCTACTGTACAGGCAgattgttaatttgtttttgccTACAGTATTTACAGGCATGTTAAGATCCCTTTCCCCCAAAGCTGGGTTGTGGCACCAGGGCTGgcaattaactttttttattcaacagTCACTGTGGCTGGTGGATTCCAAAATCGTCCAACAATTCAATAGCAGCACAATAACTGGTTGTTTTTCACTGGTGAGTGAAGAAAATCTAGCAGCCTTGTGTGGCACCATTTACTGCATGCATGTTAAAAATGATGGTATGGATTTATGTGTTCATGAAGGTTTTATTTTGCAACCACCTTGTGCCACCTTCAGTTAATCagtgaattttttttaccactaATAAATCACTGCATCCTTTCTCTACAGGCTAAGCCAACATCTGTGTACAGGTTTCCCATCTCCCCTCCATCCATCATCGCCTCTGCTTACCGTGACCGGAGTGCCTGCCAGGCAGCATCTACATCAGCATACAGGTTCTTCTCTGATGGCTTGCCAGAACTCGCCCCATAACCCGAGTAATCATAGGAGAACACGTTGCAGTTGATCCGTGAACCCAGGCCAATGTAAAAGCTGCTCATCTGGCCCAAGTCCACTGCGTTTCCATGGGAGAATAATAGAGTGTATCGGGCGCTGGGCGAGCAGCGGACAAACATGCAGGCAATGCGGTTCCCTCTTGACGTGCGTGTCATGAAACACTCGATGGCGTCCTTCTCGCGGGATGTGTACTGCCAGTCGGCGCGTTCGGACAGGTGCAATGTCCATCGGCTGCCGCTGTCGTCAGACATGAGGCTGTAGGTGGGCTCTGGGGGCAGAAAGGCCAGCTTGGAGGCGATCTTGCTGGGGCACGGTGGACAGCAGAACAGGCAACATAGCTCGCTGAGCGATAAGTGGTTCATCCTCAAAACACTGacgaagagaaagagaaaatagaATCAGGTACATTCCATCAGTAGAGTAGAAGAAAGAATTGCCTTTGAGAGCAAAGAATCAGAGAGAAACCTCATATAATCTCATCAAACAAGAGCATCTGGGCTCTCTCAAAGAACTGAAAGACTAATTTGCTTCTGCATCCCCTGCAGATTGATCACAAGGAAAATACCACAAGGGAAGTTCCGTCACAGAACACTTGAATGATGCTCTCTGCAAGAATATAAACAGTTGTCTTTGTTAAGTGGAAAAGCAGGGGGGTGTTCCTGGAATGGGGGATAAAGCAAGGCTGCTGCCCTTTCTTTTTATACACTATCAATTCCCCTCTCCAGAATGCATAGCTCTCTTCAGCCAGGATTATAAAAACGATATAGCTCTTCTGACCCTGATTGAGTGTTTGTTCTGTCTGCCTTGAGGCTCCACAACCACTCAGACAGCATTGACTTAAAAGGCTTTCTTGTTTCACCCTGCACCTGGACCCCCCCCTACCTTAGGCTATCTTTTAGATATTCCAGGTGCTTTTGACTTGCAGTGGCCAGGCAGCACTAGACATGTCAGCAGAGCTCATTTTGGCGACACCGAAGCTGGTCAACCTGACAAGATGTCCTCCGGGAATGCCCTGTATGAGGATGTAATTTGACTCTGCATTACTACACATGCCCTTTTGAATAGGCCCAAACACATCACTGTCAGGTTATGACAATGTGCAGTGGATTGGATTTCCGATGAAGCTGCTCCAAGTACAAAGTTACACCCTGCTATTACATCTTTGCAATTACATCCTGGAGTCTATGCAAATATGCAATTCTCTAACAGCCTGCAGCAGCTATTTTTTGTGCCAGGATACATCAGCATGTTGCTAATTTATTTTAGTGTAGCCTCTGCAAGCTTTGCAGGTCTGCTGCAGAAAAGCATCTTAATCTATAATGCagcgttgttttttttaaacagtgaatTTAGAAACTGAGTAATAAAGCACATCCCTCGGCAGCACTTTATTCCCGAACACTTAATTTCTGCACTTATCAGATTGACAACAGATTTGATAACTTATTTTACAAATGTCTGCACTTCACTCTGATTTACTTGGGCGTTGGTTTACTGAGTGTTCTCAGGATCAAAACCAAGTGAGGTAAAGCAGCTTTTTGTTTCTGTGCCCCCCACCTGTGGAAAAGGTCTGAATACATGAGGTCTGCTGAAACTAAAGTCAGAACATAAAACGTTACTTACTGGGGATATTTATTTGCTTGTTCctgcttttttcccctcccaTGAAATGCAACTTTACTGCTTCCTTAGCATTTAACGGGGACccgggacctatgttccccgcaatctatcaatctttacggtagactctcagcatggccggCAGGCCTACCGTCGCATGGCgaaccttagctcaagcagcagctactttctggttactttgcagttcattttttggctttataaatagggttagggttaggcctatttgctatggaatttggcagtaatggtggaaaaagtaacagaccagggaatataggaccctttttgggaaaagcaggggaaaagggtcctatgttccccagtctcatacaaagaggggaacataggacccgaggAACATGGGACACGGGGAACATGGGACCCGGGGAGCATGGGACCCGGGGAGCATGGGACCCAGGGAGCATGGGACCCGGGGAATATAGACATGTTCCCCATCTAAcaggcagtccgtggcctaggaatcgggcttgtaactggagagtcgctggttcgaatcccagtactgacaggtcaaggactgaagtgcccttgagcaaggcacctaaccccccctccgggcgcagtaatgtgcccactgctccttgcatggtgtgttcacttgtgtgtaaaaaaggatgggttaaatgcagaggttgaatttccccattgtgggattaataaagtaattaatcttaatctaataAATTGTGTGAAAAACACAATTGCCTTAAATTTTTCAAACTTCATTTTATGTGTAAGAAAAATGGATTACAAGTTGTTGGACCTTCCACATACACGTGTGTTGAACCTTAATTTCTCTTAATTACATGTGTGCCACTTCCATATAATTTGCTGTGCCAGAGAGGACATACTCTTTATGGCCACTTGTGATCTTTGAATGTTAGTTCTGCAGGATGCTGTGACATTCAAAGTGGAGCTGGCAGCAGCTAGAAAATACATAGCGGAAGCTATTTGCTCCCTATATTCCCAAAAATAGTCCATAATCTCTCAGCCGTGGAGTCAGAATGGAGCCCCAAAGCGAATTACTGTAAAATGGTGGTGGAGGCAGCAATATGTTCAGAAAGATTACAATGATTCAAGGCTGGTTTGTGGAGGTTTCATTTTCTAGTGGCTGGACACAATTTTTGCCAAGTGTAATAGGCCAGTTAGCCAGCAACACTAAACAAGTGCTCCTTATCAACACAGATACCATCACAACATTACCTTGACGGCAGCTGGAAGCTTGTTTTGTTTCGTTTCTATTTTGAGATGACAGTATTCACCGTAGTCAGGTGTTATCTTCGCACCAAGCAAACTAACTTATCTTCTTCTCGACGCCAGGAGATTGACAAGGTTATCCTCGGCCAGATTATCCTCTGTTCCGTGTCCTATTTGTTGGCGATGTCACTTGGAGTGTGAATATCCCTCTTGGCTCCACAGCTGTGTTACTATTAGCTATAGCCGCTTCGTCCTCCGGATCCAGACAGCCTCCGAAACTgtcgtttcttttttttcttcttctccactCGGTTTTCTCAACATATGGTCCTGAATGATAACGAGGTGGGTTCATTCAAAACGTCCAAGTCTATACAGCTTAACAGCGACATGGGTAAATTCAATAAAggtctaaaaaaaataactaaagtctTGTCTCACGTCCGTGGTGCTTTGGCAATCAGTTCACAGCCGTTTGACTTGCCTCCGAAACATCACCGCTTTCGTTGTGAAAACCACTCTGCTTGTTATCTTGAAAGGAAGGAGGGGATGTGATTGACAGCCTTATGAACCAATAGCAAAGAAGTTAATTAAACAAACCCACCAATGAGACGACGTGTGGACAATTGTGGGCGGTCCTTGACAACGCCGCAGAGCGGTGACGTAGTattttgattgacatttagaAGAACCAACCGGAGGTTACTATTGCGAGGCGCTGTCCAATCAGAACCGATTGAGTTGTTTCTAACGTTCAAGCGGGTGACATCATCGGTTTATAACTATTTTATTAAGCATGTTTGTACATGTAAACCAGTTTTTGTACTTTATTACAACAAAcaggtattttttatgttttatttaagccaCTTTCTTGGGTAAAAGTCTATGGTAAAAGTGCATTGTTCGTGTTTTGACCTCGATGACGTTTCATTACGCGCACGCTGTACTTCTTCCGGGTTAGTTCCGGCATGGTTTTCAGATTTGTAAACTCGAACATAACATGTGTTACCAAAAACTGTAAGATAAGATGAGTTCTCAGAAAGGTAATGTATCTCGGTCGCGGGGTCAGAAGCATCAAAACACCTTTGCCTTCAGAAACGACAAGTACGGAACGACAGTACAAGTGAAGGTGTGTGAACATTTATGTTATATGTCGTGTGTGGCTCGCCTGCAGTGGTAAAAGAAGTTTTCAGATCCTTTAGCTGAGTAAAACTATACACATTATAGGcagaatgtatttaaagtaactaaagttattgttgttgtatggTGATCCCTGTCAGTATGTTACTACTATGTTTTtattactgctgcattaatgtttaCGTTGTATTGTAGTTGATGTTAAATTTCTACCAACATATTTAACTTCCATAATAAACCAACGCGGTTCCTGGGGACTCCAAGAACCAACTAATGTAATATAAAGACCAACATTTGTCTGTTACGTTACTCCTCCTGAAATTATATTGTCGTAGCATGTGTTTGGAAGTAAAATTGCGATTTTCTTTGTTCAGCAATTTATCTTTTCTGCCTCTGTCACTATTGTCACTGATAATGCATTTCTTtaacctcattattatttttatttattatagaagGCAAAATCAAAGACCCATGATGGTCTCTGTCAACACTGTAAGGGTGTCCTTGAGTGGAAAGTGAAGTACAACAAATACAAGACACTGACACAGCCCAAAAAATGGTGAGTGAGTACTCAAATGTACTACAGACATTAATTTCATTACAGAAAGCATATTCACTGCTACAACTGGGCCTACTTATGACTGCACATGTCTCACAGAAGCCGTTAGTAACTGATAAAGCAAGAGAAACTCACACTTAATCAGTTAGTTAATAAGTGGATGCATTTCACAACTAAGCACATGCAAGTTGCAGGTTCACAACAgataactttgtttttttggctACATATAAAATGTTAGGTCATCACTTTGAGTTCTGAGACAGAGTTTACATTAAAAGGGCATTTTGTTGACTGTGCTCCTGCCAATCAGGAAAGTTATAGGTGTCCTGCGTATGTCCAGTTACAACTAAAACTGCTGCTTTACCCTCTTAATTAAGGGATGCAACAATCAGACGTATACAGTCTCTGTAGGTGTGTCATTCTGTTGCGTATCTGCAGTAAAGCGTTTTGAATTTAGTTTTTGATGTTAAGACAGTTGGAGTTGACTGCAATGTGAAAATTGGTGACATGTGTgcactttttcttctttcagtgTAAAGTGTTCTCAAAAGACAGTGAGGGATGCATATCACATCGTTTGTAAGCCCTGTTCTCTTCAGCTAGAGATCTGCTGCAAGTGTGGGAAGAAAGAGGACATTGTTATTCCGTGAGTGGTCCTCTAttattaaagtgtgtgtgtgtgtgtgtgtgtgtgtgtgtgtgtgtgtgtgtgtgtgtgtgtgtgtgagagagagaaagaaagaaagagtgtgTGTTTTAGAGCCTGAatgatgccgatactgattttagaggggggaaATTCATTGAAAACTGATATGGTTGCCAGTATAGTCTTTTTTTACTGGAATGAagaataccttttttttatgtggatttcgctctgatttttcacatttctgcaaAGGTACCCGAGAGCTACTttctgaaacataaaacattattaaataatattcaaCATTATTATACACTATACGAACAATGTATAACATTGTCAGCCACTTATATTCATggtaactgagaaaataaagaataaatagcaaAACAAATAGATTAAAgatagattattattaatagattattattgataatagattatttattaaaataaatagataaataaacatcattactgttcagtgtcagccaattgctgactattaaaaaaaaaaagaataaaataatttccagctatcaccatttctaaatcacggcaagaaacattttctgcattaaacaTTGTGTCACATGTCGGACAGCATAAACACTGATACAGGTAGGCcgttgataggccaatatccaATAATATCTGGCAACCGATATATCTATTGGGCtcgagtgtgtttgttttggtgtgttCAGATTAATTCATACAAAGGATTAATGACTATAATTTTGAGCTCTGACCGTAAGTAAATTCTCATGAAATTAAGTCTAATGAAGATGCCATTAATTTCACATGTCCTCACACAACACAGAAgagtgtacatatatatatatatatataaatatattattattattatttttttttttaattttcatgatAATAGGTCCACTATCCACGGCATGGAATTCACTATTGACAGTTTTATACTGCTTTGCTTTTcccctttaaatgtttttggccGACATGTAACAGTTTTCATGGAATTAATCATATAAAGATGGTTAAAAAGGCAAGTCAATCTGGATAGTTTTCAtctcatttattacattttagtgCAAGAGCTCCACCTAGTGGACAATGAGATACATTACAACCGATTTTGGGGGAAATGCAGAACTGCTCACTAACAACATTTTAACTTCAGTCTTTACAAATTGTTCTCAGTCAGTATTTTGGCCTCTGTTTATTCCCATGTAGCATTTTATCTTTGTCTTTAAATTATCACATTCAAAACAGTGCCAGAGGGTTTTCCCCTTTGCTCGTGTGTAATGAAAGTAAAGGACATGgcctcattttgtttttctctcactgtTTAGAATAAACTCAGAAGGGGACaacaaagaggaggaggaggaggaggaagaaaaagaagatggTGCCCAGAAAAAGAAAGGACGTGGACGACGGAAGAAGGACTTGGATGACTCGGACAGTGATGATGATTTCCATGATGACTTAAGTGACCTTGAAGACGACGATGATGGTGAGGGAGATGATCTTGATAATAACTCAGATGCTAAGAAGACACAGAACAAGTCTGATGTCCTCCCAGATGTGTCCAGAGTCAACGTTAAAGACTAAAGACAGTGAGAGGGTGCTTGTTGTACTAAGTgtacttcttttcttttctctctctctctctctctctctcgctctctcctttttttaacatatatacAAAATAAGGTTTGTATATAGAAGAGTTAACAAAATGGCCTATACGATGTACTTTAAATTCCCAAAGCCATTTACAAACCATGCCAGCTGATCACTTGAAtgaactgtaataaaaaaagaaactgcacaTCAtgtacattcatttttaattatatgtgtCTAATCTACCAATTCTTCTCACAATAACTGAGGTAATAGTGGCCTTGAAGTATGACGAAAAGCAGAAGTAGAGGCTCCGCTAGTAAAGACTCTGAACTATTGACTCTGTCATGCACACTCATATTCTATATTTACACTCAGTCGGTGGGTTATTAGGTCCACCCTAATGGAGTCTCATTAAACAATAATCCTGCAATAAATCCTACATTCATGAATGTTTTATGGTTCAGTATTGTTTCATCTCTTTTAGAGCTGCTGATTCAACTCTATAATTATAGAGGCTGTAGTTTGCGATGCATATAACAATGCAATTGtgtgtctaatattttttccactgcATAATATCACTGattgtacattaaaaaatagaaacacatctctaatatattttattttaaggtgAACGTGCCAGAggatcaccccccccccccccccccaccccccacccactTTCAACTCCAAAGTGttgaaaacattgaaaaaatgCTGCCATCAAGTACAAAAGTAATATTTTCTTAACATGTTTCTTCACTACTTTCCAGCTGAGAGACTTTCTAAAGAGGTGTAGTGATAAAATTATCATGCACAacttctcctttttctccattATTTTCAGCTGCCATTTAAACTTCCTGTCACTGGATAACCTGCAGTAACATCTGAAGTCATCCTAAGTGCACGTGTGTTGTAATTCATCATGTGGTGTTGATAAATATAAAAGAATGTGGCAATATTACTTCCTCATGCGTCGTAACATAAAGCGGAATCGATCAATGAGCTCATATGATTTCCATTCATGATGTCGCCTGATGTGTTTCTCACATGGCTTTTTTCTGCTTCTACACTCATGACTTTCAGTTATGTCCGTAGTCGGGTTCACTGAACTAGCAGCTACTTGCTTTGtttaaatggcaaaaaatgtaGAGAATGTGTTCgcttaaaaaaaggaacattgGGAATGGGAAAGGTAAAGGAGGGGAAATATCAGTTGTCTTTGTGGATGAAATATAACCTTTTTATTACCTCATTGTACTGTAAATTCACCTGTTGTTACCACACTAATAACTGTAATAAGTTCTGCCCAGTCTAAGTATTTCTGCTCAGTTATTACCCACTTACAAAAATGAAACTAACATTTGCCAAATATTCTTACTGTTCTTATCAATATAAAATTGtgtgaatattatatatttatctggTATTAGGGTTACAGGTGTGGAAAACCCGtgcttgg
It contains:
- the abhd17b gene encoding alpha/beta hydrolase domain-containing protein 17B; the encoded protein is MNHLSLSELCCLFCCPPCPSKIASKLAFLPPEPTYSLMSDDSGSRWTLHLSERADWQYTSREKDAIECFMTRTSRGNRIACMFVRCSPSARYTLLFSHGNAVDLGQMSSFYIGLGSRINCNVFSYDYSGYGASSGKPSEKNLYADVDAAWQALRSRYGIRPENVIVYGQSIGTVPSVDLASRYESAAVILHSPLTSGMRVAFPDTKKTYCFDAFPNIDKISKVTSPVLVIHGTEDEVIDFSHGLALYERCQRPVEPLWVEGAGHNDVELYGQYLERLKQFVAHELVNL
- the c7h9orf85 gene encoding uncharacterized protein C9orf85 homolog, which translates into the protein MSSQKGNVSRSRGQKHQNTFAFRNDKYGTTVQVKKAKSKTHDGLCQHCKGVLEWKVKYNKYKTLTQPKKCVKCSQKTVRDAYHIVCKPCSLQLEICCKCGKKEDIVIPINSEGDNKEEEEEEEEKEDGAQKKKGRGRRKKDLDDSDSDDDFHDDLSDLEDDDDGEGDDLDNNSDAKKTQNKSDVLPDVSRVNVKD